Proteins from one Gimesia maris genomic window:
- a CDS encoding SpoIIE family protein phosphatase, with protein sequence MATLVMLQAGQAVSYSLTGSEMVLGRHPDCQIQLDSNMVSRRHAQVVGAGDEFFVEDLGSGNGTFVNGKKIEGRTRLAHEDRLKVGPILFRFESDEKQEPKRSGVTIDSSFDIGFSNDDEDGDAGATIMGAVSGVGGFGGLDIRPEAKLKAMIEISRSLAGTVDLEKLLPQILTTLFHIFPAADRGCILLRDENNGEMVPRAFKHRRDGEDATVKLSRTIVKKVLEEKTGILSADAASDAQFDASESISNLSIRSMMCVPMLGLAEEPIGVINIDTQNPVQQFQEEDLDLLMSVAGQAALSYESARLMSSFMEKQKQDNEMNIARGVQQGLLPSSVPDVEGYEFFASYDSAQAVGGDYYDIFELPDDMIGLSFGDVAGKGVPGAMIMARMSSCVQNTLRFVHEVGPAVDAINDHMCDSAVEGRFVTYVLVVLDTNKHRLSLVNAGHMSPMILKPDGTLDEFPEESIGVPIGVMEGFPFEVVERDLAPGEIVVLFTDGVDEAMNPEGELYTLDRMREFIKNNRDKNAAELGQALLADVRRHANGRPQNDDITIMTFGRVS encoded by the coding sequence ATGGCTACTCTGGTCATGCTGCAGGCTGGTCAAGCGGTCTCATACTCACTTACCGGATCCGAGATGGTTCTGGGCCGACATCCTGACTGTCAGATTCAGCTGGATTCGAATATGGTTTCACGTCGTCATGCCCAGGTCGTGGGAGCAGGGGATGAGTTTTTTGTTGAAGATCTGGGAAGTGGAAACGGAACGTTCGTTAATGGGAAAAAGATTGAAGGTCGAACCCGACTGGCACACGAAGATCGGTTGAAAGTGGGTCCCATTCTGTTTCGGTTTGAATCAGATGAGAAACAGGAACCAAAGCGGTCTGGTGTGACGATCGACAGCAGTTTTGATATCGGTTTTTCGAATGATGATGAGGACGGTGATGCCGGCGCTACCATCATGGGGGCCGTTTCCGGCGTCGGTGGATTTGGCGGGCTGGATATTCGCCCGGAAGCAAAATTAAAAGCCATGATCGAAATCAGCCGCAGTCTGGCGGGAACTGTCGATCTGGAAAAGCTGCTGCCGCAGATTCTCACTACTCTGTTTCACATCTTTCCCGCAGCGGACCGCGGTTGTATCTTATTAAGAGACGAGAACAATGGTGAGATGGTGCCCCGCGCATTCAAGCATCGCCGAGATGGTGAAGATGCCACGGTCAAGTTGAGCCGTACCATTGTGAAAAAAGTACTCGAAGAGAAAACAGGGATTCTCTCAGCAGATGCGGCCAGTGATGCTCAATTCGATGCGAGTGAGTCCATTTCAAATTTGTCGATCCGTTCCATGATGTGCGTGCCCATGCTGGGGCTGGCGGAAGAACCAATTGGCGTGATCAATATCGATACGCAGAACCCGGTTCAACAGTTTCAGGAAGAAGATCTGGATCTGTTAATGTCTGTCGCCGGTCAGGCGGCGCTTTCTTATGAAAGCGCACGGCTGATGTCGTCCTTCATGGAAAAACAGAAGCAGGACAATGAAATGAACATCGCCCGCGGCGTGCAACAGGGCTTGCTGCCCAGTTCAGTGCCGGATGTCGAGGGTTACGAATTTTTTGCCTCTTATGATTCTGCACAGGCGGTTGGCGGTGATTACTATGATATCTTCGAACTGCCTGATGATATGATCGGCCTCTCGTTTGGCGATGTCGCCGGAAAGGGAGTACCCGGGGCCATGATTATGGCCCGCATGTCAAGTTGTGTGCAGAATACTCTGCGTTTTGTGCATGAAGTCGGACCGGCTGTCGATGCGATTAACGATCATATGTGCGACAGTGCTGTTGAGGGACGATTCGTCACTTATGTGCTGGTGGTTCTGGATACGAACAAACATCGTCTGTCGCTGGTGAATGCAGGGCATATGTCCCCGATGATCCTTAAGCCGGATGGAACCCTGGATGAATTTCCAGAAGAGAGTATTGGAGTTCCAATCGGGGTGATGGAAGGTTTCCCGTTCGAAGTAGTAGAGCGAGATCTGGCACCCGGAGAAATCGTGGTTCTGTTTACCGACGGCGTGGATGAAGCGATGAACCCGGAAGGGGAACTGTATACCCTGGACCGGATGCGGGAGTTCATTAAGAACAATCGTGACAAAAATGCCGCTGAGTTGGGGCAGGCATTGCTGGCAGATGTCCGACGACATGCCAATGGTCGTCCCCAGAATGATGATATTACGATAATGACTTTCGGGCGTGTTTCCTGA
- a CDS encoding SpoIIE family protein phosphatase: protein MSASLFLQNNGDSSRLEIKGKQVTLGRHPECEVCLKSNTVSRYHARITATAEDEYQIEDLGSGNGTFINDVPVKDPVVLQSGDQISIGPFLLEFSSDQEYENSQHEGLLTSYGLIPSLKNVSVRPPATDKSTILRASESGSGLARFQIKPEIKLKAILEISRTIATATDLDSMAERVLEGLFHIFPAADRGCILLRDHDNQRFFPKAVRHRREDDLEALQLSRTVLKAVTDKKTGVLSADAANDERFEKSESVSTLTIRSILCAPMLGLDGSVIGIINLDTQLAGQMFSDDDLELLMVIAGQAALSYESARLMISHVEKQRYDNEMEIAARVQKGLLPARIPEVPGYEFFVSYEAARAVGGDYYDFIQTSDSLIWFALGDVAGKGVPASLVMSRVCSSVRSTVEFVNDVADAVHRVNHHIDEAAHDGRFITFILGQIELTENLVSFVNAGHLEPLLLEADGTLRELCGDHPSVPLGVMDDYEYQSLQHHLKPGEQLILYTDGVTEAMNEEREQFGIERLKSVILETPQSPAELGEQILKAVRTFAGQAEQYDDLTLVIIGRTP, encoded by the coding sequence ATGTCTGCCAGCCTGTTCCTGCAAAATAATGGCGATTCTTCTCGACTGGAAATCAAAGGGAAGCAGGTGACGCTGGGACGGCATCCCGAATGCGAAGTCTGTCTTAAATCGAATACCGTCTCCCGCTATCATGCACGCATTACCGCTACTGCTGAAGACGAATATCAAATTGAAGATCTGGGTAGTGGCAACGGGACATTCATCAATGATGTACCGGTAAAAGACCCGGTTGTTCTGCAATCAGGTGATCAGATCTCAATTGGCCCGTTTCTGCTGGAATTTTCCAGTGATCAGGAATACGAAAATTCACAGCACGAAGGATTGCTGACTTCTTACGGATTAATCCCGTCGCTGAAAAATGTCTCTGTCCGCCCTCCCGCTACTGATAAATCGACCATTCTCCGCGCCTCGGAATCCGGCAGCGGGCTGGCTCGTTTTCAGATCAAACCCGAAATCAAATTGAAAGCCATCCTGGAGATCAGTCGTACGATTGCGACAGCCACCGATCTGGACTCTATGGCGGAACGTGTTCTGGAAGGACTGTTTCACATTTTTCCCGCTGCCGACCGTGGTTGTATTCTATTGCGAGACCATGACAATCAGCGGTTTTTTCCCAAAGCGGTACGCCATCGCCGGGAAGACGACCTGGAAGCATTGCAGTTGAGCCGGACGGTATTGAAGGCCGTCACCGATAAAAAAACTGGTGTATTGTCTGCCGATGCTGCTAACGATGAACGATTTGAGAAAAGTGAGTCGGTATCCACGCTGACGATTCGTTCCATCCTGTGTGCACCAATGCTTGGTCTGGATGGTAGCGTCATCGGAATCATCAATCTGGACACACAACTGGCCGGTCAGATGTTTTCTGATGATGACCTTGAGTTGCTGATGGTGATTGCCGGACAGGCGGCACTCTCATATGAGAGCGCCCGACTGATGATCTCGCATGTAGAAAAACAGCGGTACGATAACGAGATGGAAATTGCGGCCCGCGTTCAGAAAGGGCTGTTGCCGGCCAGGATACCAGAGGTACCGGGTTACGAGTTCTTTGTCTCCTATGAGGCGGCTCGTGCAGTGGGAGGAGATTACTACGATTTTATTCAGACCTCCGATTCGCTGATCTGGTTTGCATTAGGTGATGTAGCCGGGAAGGGGGTGCCGGCGTCACTGGTCATGTCTCGCGTCTGCAGTTCTGTTCGCAGCACGGTGGAATTCGTGAATGATGTCGCGGATGCCGTACATCGAGTGAATCATCATATTGATGAAGCAGCTCATGACGGACGGTTCATCACATTTATTCTGGGACAGATTGAGCTGACAGAGAACCTGGTATCATTCGTCAATGCGGGACATCTGGAGCCGCTGCTGCTGGAAGCGGATGGTACACTGCGAGAACTGTGTGGCGATCATCCGAGTGTACCACTGGGCGTGATGGATGATTATGAATATCAGTCGCTTCAACATCATCTGAAACCAGGTGAGCAGTTGATTCTGTACACAGATGGTGTCACGGAAGCGATGAATGAAGAACGCGAACAGTTTGGAATCGAGCGTTTGAAGTCAGTGATTCTGGAAACCCCTCAGAGCCCTGCTGAATTAGGTGAGCAGATTTTGAAGGCGGTGAGAACCTTCGCAGGTCAGGCAGAACAATATGATGATTTGACTTTGGTCATTATCGGTCGGACTCCCTGA
- a CDS encoding DUF3352 domain-containing protein has protein sequence MKLKKPFKSTSRILIQKIACTFIVVPALLCLAVVVPVSAAEPLSQLVDEKAGVYLEATDLNSHVKQFLLSPLVNRFRKTQVFQTWLQSQDVINLKQGLRDIESVTNQPLLPLLNDLFGKSVGLAIFNHGPKQNPSLLLLTTVRDPAVVQKLLDDWFTKTGIKVTSSTFQGTTCYKASQQDDPSAPVVTYAFLDQTLVVSDRRSNLESTIRLYQNQSSENQQSLFHLEMYRRARGVLAEDVTGSVFLNPRAWDEHIKPPKNEIEQGVVNWWKKTGALIAGLHLKNTVAVEAVILFNSEAIDLPLLNILQTPAEIPDPYTLIPKKALAVLSGHLNVNLLTNRIVSYYAEKNPEKWQKFLAVSTGLLGGLDPVTEVSKALGPSVLFYSVPRKTLSFDAISFDGLVAMQLTTADTEPGTTDKSKYQSALENVANFLMNSMLSHHNAEAAPGHQTSILKIEDHEQYHMRWIESLGPYRPAYGINDRQLVVASSPELVREFFTLKSEESLAALPLFQSWKETFFREEKQLCFLNIASIRAFIEQNSDFLAEQLSKGHGGNLEKGKKKLAGLKSLLQSFDGLFFAAGLQKTQVRVIFGLGSHNSAE, from the coding sequence ATGAAGTTAAAGAAACCGTTTAAATCAACATCTCGCATCCTGATACAAAAGATTGCGTGCACGTTCATCGTGGTTCCGGCACTCCTCTGCCTGGCAGTCGTGGTTCCGGTCAGCGCTGCCGAACCACTGAGCCAACTGGTTGATGAGAAGGCCGGCGTCTATCTGGAAGCCACTGACCTGAACTCGCATGTCAAACAGTTTCTACTTTCACCACTGGTAAACCGCTTTCGGAAAACACAGGTTTTTCAAACCTGGCTGCAGTCGCAAGACGTGATCAACCTGAAACAGGGTTTGCGCGATATTGAATCGGTTACTAATCAGCCATTACTGCCGCTGCTCAATGATTTATTCGGAAAATCGGTTGGACTGGCAATTTTCAATCATGGTCCCAAACAGAACCCCTCCCTGTTACTGTTAACGACGGTTCGGGATCCAGCCGTTGTTCAGAAGCTGCTGGACGACTGGTTTACCAAAACTGGAATCAAAGTCACTTCCAGCACATTCCAGGGCACGACCTGTTATAAAGCCAGTCAGCAGGACGATCCTTCTGCTCCTGTTGTCACCTACGCGTTTCTGGATCAGACCCTGGTTGTGTCAGACAGGCGATCGAACCTGGAATCAACGATTCGCCTGTATCAAAATCAATCGTCGGAGAATCAGCAGAGCCTGTTCCACCTGGAAATGTACCGTCGCGCACGGGGAGTATTGGCAGAGGATGTCACCGGTTCTGTTTTTCTGAATCCGCGTGCCTGGGATGAACATATCAAACCTCCCAAAAACGAGATCGAACAGGGAGTTGTGAACTGGTGGAAGAAAACAGGGGCGCTGATCGCAGGTCTGCATCTGAAAAACACAGTGGCAGTGGAAGCTGTGATTCTGTTTAATTCGGAAGCCATAGATCTACCTTTGTTGAATATCCTCCAGACCCCTGCTGAAATCCCTGATCCCTACACGCTGATTCCTAAAAAAGCACTGGCAGTACTCAGCGGACATCTGAATGTAAATTTACTGACGAATAGAATTGTCAGTTATTATGCGGAAAAGAACCCGGAAAAATGGCAGAAATTCCTCGCCGTCAGCACAGGCCTCCTGGGGGGCCTCGACCCCGTTACGGAAGTGTCAAAAGCTCTCGGGCCCAGTGTCCTGTTTTATTCTGTGCCTCGCAAAACGCTCTCTTTTGATGCCATTTCCTTTGATGGGCTTGTGGCGATGCAGCTGACCACTGCGGATACAGAACCGGGTACAACAGACAAAAGCAAATATCAGTCTGCCCTGGAAAATGTCGCCAATTTCCTGATGAACAGTATGCTCAGTCATCACAATGCGGAAGCTGCCCCCGGACACCAGACTTCGATTTTAAAAATCGAAGACCATGAACAGTACCATATGCGATGGATTGAAAGCCTTGGCCCTTATCGCCCCGCTTATGGAATCAATGATCGACAACTGGTCGTTGCCAGTTCGCCCGAACTCGTCAGAGAATTCTTTACTCTGAAATCAGAAGAGAGTCTGGCTGCGTTACCATTATTTCAGTCCTGGAAAGAGACCTTCTTCCGGGAAGAAAAGCAACTCTGTTTCCTGAACATCGCTTCAATCAGAGCTTTCATCGAACAGAACTCCGATTTTCTCGCAGAGCAGCTTTCCAAGGGACATGGCGGCAATCTGGAGAAAGGCAAAAAGAAGCTTGCCGGACTGAAAAGCCTGCTCCAGTCTTTTGACGGGCTGTTCTTTGCAGCCGGCCTGCAGAAAACTCAGGTCCGGGTTATCTTCGGTCTGGGCTCTCATAATTCTGCTGAATGA
- a CDS encoding c-type cytochrome domain-containing protein: MRNRFASLSVFITAVLGCSQFTVAEEKPIQPAKVELGRPVSFEKDVFPILDANCIACHNVAKKEGSLVLENVEDLIKGGDSGASVVPGKPDESYLYNVASRTEESFMPPLPNKVGAKALTPQQVWILRQWIIEGAKSSGKSADAGVAWQSLPPDLNSIYSTALSPWARYAAAGRANRIAIYDLAAGAEVATLNDPALLKLQKDGKPFYPLGAAHRDFVHSLAFNSDGSLLASGGYRVVKLWKKSMGNVVKKMDLPAAVTGMALNADRSVLAVATADNSVSLWKLPEGTKLVDLKGHTGVIKGLGFTPDRTKVVTSAADQSLRVWNVADGKQISTMKTPAVINALTVSKDGTQVIGGAANHIVYAWPLTLPAPKEGEKAPEVPAALYELKGHAKPISTVKLIMPAGTQLVSGSEDGTVRIWDLAGKKQIRSINHGAPVTDVDVTVDGKTLVSVSANGTGKIWQVADGKMLKEFRGDLSKERQMILATETQTVTKQQVALADAAMKAADKNVKDREAELKKRNEELAAAKKAVPEEKKKADESAKKLAAAKAELAKLLADHKKKGEDAVAAANAQKAAADKAVVDAEAKLKQTNDANQAAIAAVEKEVAAAKKALDDANAIKPDATDKEGEAKKKEAVTKAQAAFDAVQKKLTAAQQKKAADEKAATQAIATAKQAVPKAVAAIAAAKKLAETKPDTKAADKKVADAEAESKKLTDAVAAAEKKVISSERSVKVAEGTLTKIKGQLAERTKEKAEIDKTATAVDAALAEAKKQAAVLTPMKSVAFSEDGKQIATGDDSQMVRIWDATSGQELDTVGGHTAPVSAVGYTSKTTVVSGSADKTVLVQSIQPVWTLVAQLGADEKDPSKVGGSPISNRALCLDFSPDGKLLAVGGGDPSRSGEITIWDAATGKLVKKLGDAHSDTVLGIRFSRSGKSLLTGAADKFVKIFDVASGNFVKSFEGHTHHVLDVAWKADESTIVSSGADNVIKVWNIETGEQKRTISGYSKQVTSIAFLGLGDNIVSGGGDKTVRMHLTTNGSNYRNLSGSTDYVYSVAGSRDESIVIAGGEDGILRVWDAKTGKLLNSFNPPPVPQNQQASAGK; the protein is encoded by the coding sequence GATCTGATCAAAGGGGGAGACAGCGGTGCCTCGGTCGTTCCCGGTAAGCCTGATGAGAGCTATCTATATAACGTCGCTTCCCGCACGGAAGAGAGCTTTATGCCACCGCTGCCGAATAAGGTGGGCGCCAAAGCTCTCACTCCTCAGCAGGTCTGGATTTTACGTCAGTGGATTATCGAAGGTGCGAAATCAAGCGGCAAATCAGCTGACGCAGGAGTCGCCTGGCAGTCACTGCCTCCCGATTTGAATTCCATTTACAGCACAGCGCTGTCCCCCTGGGCCCGTTATGCAGCCGCCGGTCGTGCGAACCGGATTGCCATTTATGATCTGGCAGCAGGAGCAGAAGTAGCTACCCTCAATGATCCCGCTCTGTTGAAACTGCAGAAGGACGGGAAGCCATTTTATCCACTGGGAGCCGCCCATCGCGATTTTGTGCATTCACTGGCATTCAATTCTGACGGCAGCCTGCTGGCATCAGGCGGATACCGGGTCGTGAAGCTCTGGAAGAAGTCGATGGGGAATGTCGTTAAAAAGATGGACCTGCCAGCCGCTGTGACAGGCATGGCTTTGAATGCCGATCGTAGCGTTCTGGCTGTTGCCACCGCTGATAATTCTGTTTCACTCTGGAAGCTGCCGGAAGGGACTAAACTGGTTGATTTGAAAGGGCATACCGGAGTCATCAAGGGGCTGGGATTCACACCGGATCGTACGAAAGTGGTCACTTCCGCTGCTGATCAAAGCTTGCGGGTCTGGAATGTCGCTGATGGAAAGCAGATTTCCACAATGAAGACGCCTGCTGTCATCAATGCGTTAACTGTCAGTAAAGATGGAACTCAGGTGATTGGTGGTGCAGCAAATCATATAGTATATGCCTGGCCGTTGACTCTACCCGCTCCCAAAGAGGGAGAAAAGGCACCAGAGGTTCCTGCTGCATTGTACGAACTCAAAGGTCACGCCAAGCCGATTTCAACTGTGAAACTGATCATGCCTGCCGGCACGCAGTTGGTCTCAGGCAGTGAAGACGGTACGGTTCGAATCTGGGATCTGGCCGGGAAAAAGCAAATCCGTTCGATTAACCATGGAGCACCTGTCACGGATGTTGATGTCACCGTTGATGGCAAGACACTGGTTTCCGTTTCTGCGAATGGAACTGGAAAAATCTGGCAGGTTGCCGACGGTAAAATGCTGAAAGAGTTTCGTGGCGATTTGAGCAAGGAGCGTCAGATGATTCTGGCAACAGAGACTCAGACCGTCACAAAGCAGCAGGTCGCATTAGCAGATGCTGCCATGAAAGCCGCTGACAAAAATGTCAAAGATCGCGAAGCAGAATTAAAGAAACGTAATGAAGAACTGGCAGCAGCTAAAAAAGCGGTGCCAGAAGAAAAGAAAAAGGCAGACGAATCAGCCAAGAAACTGGCTGCTGCCAAAGCAGAGCTGGCAAAACTGCTGGCAGATCATAAGAAAAAGGGTGAAGATGCTGTCGCGGCGGCAAATGCCCAGAAGGCAGCTGCGGACAAAGCAGTTGTTGATGCGGAAGCGAAATTAAAACAGACGAACGATGCCAATCAGGCTGCGATTGCCGCTGTAGAAAAAGAAGTGGCTGCCGCGAAAAAAGCTCTGGATGATGCGAATGCGATCAAGCCAGATGCAACTGACAAAGAAGGCGAAGCAAAGAAAAAAGAAGCGGTTACCAAAGCACAGGCAGCCTTTGATGCAGTTCAGAAAAAACTGACGGCAGCCCAGCAGAAAAAGGCAGCCGATGAAAAAGCGGCAACGCAGGCCATCGCGACTGCCAAACAGGCTGTGCCCAAAGCGGTTGCTGCGATTGCTGCTGCCAAGAAGCTGGCGGAAACCAAACCGGATACCAAGGCCGCTGATAAAAAAGTGGCTGATGCAGAAGCCGAGTCCAAAAAACTGACGGATGCGGTTGCTGCTGCTGAGAAAAAAGTGATTTCATCTGAACGGTCTGTGAAAGTTGCAGAAGGAACACTCACCAAAATCAAAGGGCAACTGGCAGAACGGACTAAAGAAAAAGCAGAAATCGATAAAACAGCCACAGCTGTTGATGCTGCTCTGGCGGAAGCCAAGAAACAGGCTGCGGTTCTGACTCCCATGAAGTCGGTTGCATTTTCCGAAGACGGCAAACAGATTGCCACTGGGGATGACAGCCAGATGGTTCGTATCTGGGATGCCACTTCCGGTCAGGAACTGGATACGGTGGGGGGGCACACTGCTCCTGTCTCGGCAGTTGGTTATACGTCCAAAACAACGGTTGTGTCAGGAAGTGCTGACAAAACGGTTCTGGTACAGAGTATTCAGCCGGTCTGGACTCTGGTTGCTCAACTGGGCGCCGATGAAAAAGATCCCTCGAAAGTCGGTGGTTCACCCATTTCCAACCGGGCACTCTGTCTGGATTTCAGCCCGGATGGCAAACTGCTGGCCGTCGGCGGTGGTGATCCTTCGCGTAGTGGTGAAATCACAATCTGGGATGCTGCTACTGGAAAACTCGTGAAGAAGCTGGGAGATGCTCACAGCGATACGGTGCTTGGCATCCGCTTCTCCCGTTCAGGAAAATCGTTGCTGACAGGAGCTGCTGACAAATTTGTCAAAATCTTTGATGTCGCGAGCGGCAACTTTGTGAAATCATTTGAAGGTCATACTCACCACGTTCTGGATGTTGCCTGGAAAGCTGATGAGTCCACTATCGTGAGCTCAGGTGCCGACAATGTGATCAAAGTCTGGAATATTGAAACCGGCGAACAGAAACGAACGATTTCCGGTTATTCCAAGCAGGTCACGTCAATCGCCTTCCTGGGACTGGGGGACAACATTGTCAGTGGAGGTGGCGATAAGACCGTTCGCATGCATCTGACAACCAATGGATCAAACTACCGCAATCTGTCAGGCTCTACAGACTATGTCTACAGTGTTGCCGGCAGCCGGGATGAATCGATTGTCATCGCCGGTGGTGAAGATGGAATTCTACGAGTCTGGGATGCGAAGACAGGGAAACTGCTCAACAGTTTTAATCCACCACCTGTTCCTCAGAATCAGCAGGCCAGTGCCGGCAAATAA
- a CDS encoding RNA polymerase sigma factor translates to MNEDDAAQVRSCLDGNTEAMRAFVARFQSSIFGLCYRMLGHRQDAEDIVQEVFVRAFRSLHQWDSNRTLKPWLLTIAANRCRTFLSKRSRRPVPSEFASDLAICQSAEELQDLGEELQNAISLLRDDHRTCFILFHQENLSCQEIGNILDRPEGTIKTWLHRSRQELAANLRQRGIVPEVRHESR, encoded by the coding sequence GTGAATGAAGACGATGCGGCGCAAGTCCGAAGTTGCCTGGATGGTAATACAGAGGCGATGCGCGCGTTCGTAGCCCGGTTTCAAAGTTCCATCTTTGGACTCTGCTACCGCATGCTGGGACATCGACAGGACGCCGAAGATATCGTCCAGGAGGTCTTTGTGCGGGCTTTTCGCAGTCTGCACCAGTGGGATTCCAATAGAACCTTGAAACCATGGTTATTAACCATCGCCGCCAACCGCTGTAGAACCTTTCTGAGTAAACGTTCCCGGCGTCCTGTTCCCTCAGAATTTGCCTCTGATCTGGCCATCTGTCAGTCGGCTGAAGAGTTACAGGATCTCGGGGAAGAATTACAGAATGCGATCAGTCTGTTACGCGACGACCATCGCACATGCTTTATTTTATTTCATCAGGAAAATTTGAGCTGTCAGGAAATCGGAAATATTCTGGACCGTCCGGAAGGCACGATTAAAACCTGGTTGCACCGTTCCCGACAGGAACTGGCTGCAAACTTACGACAGCGGGGAATAGTACCAGAGGTCCGACATGAATCTCGTTGA
- a CDS encoding glucuronate isomerase has translation MSEQLSKRIFTELENLVLIDPHTHINPHSAASTTLADIMGYHYYTELAHSAGLPREVIEEPGIDPKEKVGRLVTQLGDLDNTIQLSWLLDICSEFFGFEEDAITESNWEKLYDTAAEKMAQPDWEQQVLKQSGLEQVFLTNDFDDPLEGFDTKLYIPCLRTDDLVFHLAKPETRERLAKATQLDVGCAKTLRDAVGKLFEHFTSKGARACAISLPPDFNPVAVTADQVDPIVRSLFAGDEITADESKIVSQFVFWTLAEYCAEHRLPFDLMIGVNRRVYEAGVYQGQDLYDKRTSLILYKELFNAFPKVTFPVSVLTSTSNQELVSYSWIFPNVVINGHWWYSNTPAFITFDCKSRLEAVPKTKQIGYYSDMYKLEFALPKFRMYRRVLANVLASDFVVGRNWSEQRAIDLGKLILRGNVETIFGS, from the coding sequence ATGTCTGAACAGTTGAGTAAACGTATCTTTACCGAATTAGAGAATCTGGTTCTGATTGACCCTCATACGCATATCAATCCCCACTCTGCGGCTTCCACCACACTGGCGGATATCATGGGCTATCATTACTACACCGAACTGGCCCACTCTGCGGGTCTGCCTCGTGAAGTGATTGAAGAGCCAGGAATCGACCCCAAAGAAAAAGTCGGGCGGCTGGTGACACAGCTGGGGGATTTGGATAATACAATTCAGCTCAGCTGGTTACTGGATATCTGCAGTGAGTTTTTCGGCTTCGAAGAGGATGCGATTACAGAATCCAACTGGGAAAAACTGTACGACACTGCGGCTGAGAAGATGGCCCAACCTGACTGGGAACAGCAGGTTTTAAAACAGAGCGGTCTTGAGCAGGTATTTTTAACGAACGATTTCGATGATCCCCTGGAAGGCTTTGACACAAAGCTCTACATTCCCTGCCTGCGAACTGATGACCTGGTATTCCATCTGGCGAAACCCGAAACCCGGGAACGCCTGGCGAAAGCAACCCAACTGGACGTCGGCTGTGCCAAAACGTTGAGAGATGCGGTTGGCAAGCTATTTGAACATTTTACTTCGAAGGGGGCCCGGGCCTGTGCGATTTCATTGCCGCCCGATTTCAATCCGGTTGCCGTGACTGCTGATCAGGTTGATCCCATTGTGAGGTCGCTGTTTGCCGGCGATGAGATTACCGCCGACGAGTCAAAAATCGTGAGTCAGTTTGTCTTCTGGACTCTGGCAGAATATTGTGCCGAACATCGTCTGCCTTTCGATCTGATGATTGGAGTGAACCGTCGCGTTTACGAAGCAGGCGTGTATCAGGGGCAGGATCTGTATGACAAGCGGACTTCTCTGATTCTGTATAAGGAACTGTTCAACGCGTTTCCCAAAGTCACATTTCCCGTTTCTGTATTGACAAGTACCAGCAATCAGGAACTGGTCAGCTACAGCTGGATTTTCCCGAATGTGGTCATCAATGGACACTGGTGGTATTCGAATACGCCAGCGTTCATTACTTTTGACTGTAAGAGTCGCCTGGAAGCCGTTCCCAAGACCAAGCAGATCGGTTATTACAGCGATATGTATAAACTGGAGTTCGCACTGCCTAAGTTCCGGATGTATCGTCGTGTGCTGGCAAATGTACTGGCCAGTGATTTCGTAGTCGGGAGAAACTGGTCGGAACAACGCGCGATCGATCTCGGGAAACTGATACTGCGAGGCAATGTGGAAACCATTTTTGGCAGTTAA